The Kozakia baliensis genome includes a region encoding these proteins:
- the truA gene encoding tRNA pseudouridine(38-40) synthase TruA: MADNPAEGLKRWALKLEYDGTGTVGWQRQHNGLSIQELLEKAAAKLVGGQAVSSATAGRTDAGVHASAMVVQIDLPDNAMRDARQIRDGLSYHLKPHRVAILEAAAAAPGWHARFSAISRAYRYTILNRPTRPVLDIDHVWHVRRPLDAEAMQRGANYLVGRHDFSSFRAAACQANSPLRTLDKLEVRRAGQYVTIEAKARSFLHHQIRNLAGSLQLVGSGQWTPERLRDVLAACDRRQAGPTAPPEGLCLIEVGYPEDPFA; the protein is encoded by the coding sequence GTGGCTGACAATCCGGCAGAAGGTCTCAAACGCTGGGCATTAAAACTCGAATATGACGGCACCGGCACTGTCGGTTGGCAGCGCCAGCATAATGGGCTTTCCATTCAGGAACTGCTGGAGAAGGCCGCCGCTAAGCTGGTTGGCGGCCAAGCCGTCAGCAGCGCTACGGCCGGACGTACGGATGCAGGCGTGCATGCTTCGGCCATGGTCGTGCAGATCGATCTGCCCGATAACGCGATGCGCGATGCCCGTCAGATTCGCGATGGGCTTAGCTACCACCTCAAACCGCACCGGGTCGCGATACTCGAAGCCGCCGCCGCCGCGCCTGGGTGGCATGCGCGTTTCTCGGCCATCTCCCGCGCCTATCGCTATACGATCCTCAACCGCCCGACACGCCCGGTTTTGGATATCGATCATGTTTGGCACGTCAGGCGTCCGCTCGACGCGGAGGCGATGCAGCGCGGCGCGAATTATCTTGTAGGAAGGCACGATTTCTCTTCCTTCCGCGCCGCGGCCTGCCAAGCCAATAGTCCACTCCGCACGCTGGACAAACTTGAGGTGCGGCGTGCGGGCCAATACGTCACGATCGAAGCGAAAGCACGGTCGTTCCTGCATCATCAGATACGCAACCTGGCAGGAAGCTTGCAGTTGGTGGGCAGCGGACAATGGACGCCGGAGCGTCTGCGCGATGTGCTGGCGGCTTGCGATCGGCGTCAAGCCGGGCCAACCGCACCGCCTGAAGGATTATGCCTGATCGAAGTCGGCTACCCGGAAGACCCGTTCGCCTAA